One segment of Sander vitreus isolate 19-12246 chromosome 20, sanVit1, whole genome shotgun sequence DNA contains the following:
- the LOC144535515 gene encoding uncharacterized protein LOC144535515 isoform X1 — translation MASGFCEDCSRLLKEFTVHLRKVCREFEQKMMDVFRELSQCTCFRSTPDRSLLRKRTQELPSLHLLYDDATLLNPGSLQALSRLATSENTDLQMTAAMYYLHLSHHLKSPLPDAFMEPVMTLLLSADLDVQKTISLSLVNLLVKNNVCKELVIEMGMLVPILEMFQSGDATAQSHLCACVTMLSSSESNREAVTVDGIMPLLALAKSYDPQVQQNATWALLHLTQSDWSTRILCQAGAIPVLILLLQSSDSEVQFYSCTALCNIAAVQKHHPKLLSIGGHFLLKSLLTLMSSSVQKNSTQACRCLKTLSKNVLIQEQLMELDCVLPLKALLKTSSPVWTESAITLLSALSAHPPNNFQDVLVNEGLLDEIGQLLHHHTSSSVIITHSCKIITDLCSSSIGQQAVMESLCLSGLLRALLSQSLSDDTVLHVTSCLRHLTTWDPPNSNMSLTITSEQASRLVKLSGQIQNPRLSYNSAAIISKLEMTGEMVQLLRPHYTTMVQYLLVFLQNKDVKFQQLGIATIFNLKKDGDFSSLLANSELEAQLWKVRVQTEETRRLLQMIQPLSPSSVNP, via the exons ATGGCTTCTGGCTTTTGTGAAGATTGCTCCCGACTGCTTAAAGAATTTACTGTTCATTTAAGGAAGGTTTGCAGAGAGTTTGAACAAAAAATGATGGACGTTTTCAGGGAACTTTCTCAGTGCACCTGCTTTAGGAGTACACCTGACCGGAGTTTACTGAGGAAGAGGACGCAAGAGTTGCCCTCTTTACACCTGCTGTATG ATGATGCAACTCTACTTAATCCGGGGAGTCTACAAGCACTGAGCAGACTTGCgacctcagaaaacactgaTCTACAAATGACTGCAGCCATGTATTATTTACATCTCAGTCATCATT TGAAATCACCCTTACCAGATGCCTTCATGGAGCCAGTCATGACCTTACTTTTATCAGCTGACCTAGATGTGCAAAAGacaatctctctctccttgGTCAATCTGTTGGTAAAGAATAATG TGTGCAAAGAATTAGTGATTGAAATGGGGATGCTGGTGCCCATACTGGAAATGTTCCAGTCTGGAGATGCCACCGCTCAGTCTCACCTATGTGCCTGCGTCACCATGTTGTCCTCCTCAG AATCAAACAGAGAAGCTGTCACTGTGGATGGAATCATGCCACTGTTGGCTTTAGCAAAATCCTACGACCCACAGGTGCAACAGAACGCCACCTGGGCTCTGTTACATCTCACACAGTCAG attggtCGACAAGGATCTTATGTCAAGCAGGGGCCATTCCTGTCCTGATACTTCTGCTGCAGTCCTCCGATTCAGAGGTTCAGTTTTACAGCTGCACCGCTCTGTGCAACATCGCTGCTGTCCAGAAGCATCACCCAAAGTTGCTCAGCATTGGGGGTCATTTTTTGTTAAAGTCTCTACTGACCCTCATGTCGTCATCTGTGCAAAAG aatTCAACCCAAGCATGCAGATGCCTAAAAACCCTTTCAAAGAATG TTCTGATTCAGGAGCAGCTGATGGAGCTCGACTGTGTGTTGCCTCTAAAGGCGCTGCTGAAAACCTCTTCTCCTGTGTGGACAGAGTCAGCCATAACACTACTGTCTGCACTGTCggcacacccaccaaacaaT TTCCAGGACGTCCTGGTAAATGAAGGACTGTTGGATGAAATCGGTCAGCTGCTACATCATCACACATCCAGCTCTGTCATTATCACACACAGCTGCAAGATAATCACTGACCTGTGTAGCTCCAGCATTGGACAACAG GCTGTGATGGAAAGTCTGTGTTTATCAGGACTCCTCAGGGCTCTTCTGTCTCAGTCCCTATCAGATGACACTGTGCTGCATGTGACATCATGCTTACGTCACCTCACCACTTGGG ATCCACCTAATTCTAACATGTCGCTGACCATAACATCAGAGCAAGCTTCAAGACTTGTGAAGTTGTCGGGACAAATACAAAATCCCCGGTTGTCATACAACAGTGCGGCCATCATCAGCAAACTAGAAATGACTG GGGAGATGGTCCAGTTGCTGAGACCTCACTACACTACCATGGTGCAGTACCTGTTGGTGTTTCTCCAAAATAAAGATGTTAAGTTTCAGCAGCTTGGCATAGCTACAATATTCAACCTCAAGAAAG ATGGAGACTTTTCGTCTCTGTTGGCTAACAGTGAGTTGGAGGCTCAGCTCTGGAAGGTGCGTGTGCAGACGGAGGAAACCAGACGGCTGCTGCAAATGATTCAGCCCCTTTCTCCATCTTCTGTGAACCCTTGA
- the LOC144535515 gene encoding uncharacterized protein LOC144535515 isoform X2, which translates to MASGFCEDCSRLLKEFTVHLRKVCREFEQKMMDVFRELSQCTCFRSTPDRSLLRKRTQELPSLHLLYDDATLLNPGSLQALSRLATSENTDLQMTAAMYYLHLSHHLKSPLPDAFMEPVMTLLLSADLDVQKTISLSLVNLLVKNNESNREAVTVDGIMPLLALAKSYDPQVQQNATWALLHLTQSDWSTRILCQAGAIPVLILLLQSSDSEVQFYSCTALCNIAAVQKHHPKLLSIGGHFLLKSLLTLMSSSVQKNSTQACRCLKTLSKNVLIQEQLMELDCVLPLKALLKTSSPVWTESAITLLSALSAHPPNNFQDVLVNEGLLDEIGQLLHHHTSSSVIITHSCKIITDLCSSSIGQQAVMESLCLSGLLRALLSQSLSDDTVLHVTSCLRHLTTWDPPNSNMSLTITSEQASRLVKLSGQIQNPRLSYNSAAIISKLEMTGEMVQLLRPHYTTMVQYLLVFLQNKDVKFQQLGIATIFNLKKDGDFSSLLANSELEAQLWKVRVQTEETRRLLQMIQPLSPSSVNP; encoded by the exons ATGGCTTCTGGCTTTTGTGAAGATTGCTCCCGACTGCTTAAAGAATTTACTGTTCATTTAAGGAAGGTTTGCAGAGAGTTTGAACAAAAAATGATGGACGTTTTCAGGGAACTTTCTCAGTGCACCTGCTTTAGGAGTACACCTGACCGGAGTTTACTGAGGAAGAGGACGCAAGAGTTGCCCTCTTTACACCTGCTGTATG ATGATGCAACTCTACTTAATCCGGGGAGTCTACAAGCACTGAGCAGACTTGCgacctcagaaaacactgaTCTACAAATGACTGCAGCCATGTATTATTTACATCTCAGTCATCATT TGAAATCACCCTTACCAGATGCCTTCATGGAGCCAGTCATGACCTTACTTTTATCAGCTGACCTAGATGTGCAAAAGacaatctctctctccttgGTCAATCTGTTGGTAAAGAATAATG AATCAAACAGAGAAGCTGTCACTGTGGATGGAATCATGCCACTGTTGGCTTTAGCAAAATCCTACGACCCACAGGTGCAACAGAACGCCACCTGGGCTCTGTTACATCTCACACAGTCAG attggtCGACAAGGATCTTATGTCAAGCAGGGGCCATTCCTGTCCTGATACTTCTGCTGCAGTCCTCCGATTCAGAGGTTCAGTTTTACAGCTGCACCGCTCTGTGCAACATCGCTGCTGTCCAGAAGCATCACCCAAAGTTGCTCAGCATTGGGGGTCATTTTTTGTTAAAGTCTCTACTGACCCTCATGTCGTCATCTGTGCAAAAG aatTCAACCCAAGCATGCAGATGCCTAAAAACCCTTTCAAAGAATG TTCTGATTCAGGAGCAGCTGATGGAGCTCGACTGTGTGTTGCCTCTAAAGGCGCTGCTGAAAACCTCTTCTCCTGTGTGGACAGAGTCAGCCATAACACTACTGTCTGCACTGTCggcacacccaccaaacaaT TTCCAGGACGTCCTGGTAAATGAAGGACTGTTGGATGAAATCGGTCAGCTGCTACATCATCACACATCCAGCTCTGTCATTATCACACACAGCTGCAAGATAATCACTGACCTGTGTAGCTCCAGCATTGGACAACAG GCTGTGATGGAAAGTCTGTGTTTATCAGGACTCCTCAGGGCTCTTCTGTCTCAGTCCCTATCAGATGACACTGTGCTGCATGTGACATCATGCTTACGTCACCTCACCACTTGGG ATCCACCTAATTCTAACATGTCGCTGACCATAACATCAGAGCAAGCTTCAAGACTTGTGAAGTTGTCGGGACAAATACAAAATCCCCGGTTGTCATACAACAGTGCGGCCATCATCAGCAAACTAGAAATGACTG GGGAGATGGTCCAGTTGCTGAGACCTCACTACACTACCATGGTGCAGTACCTGTTGGTGTTTCTCCAAAATAAAGATGTTAAGTTTCAGCAGCTTGGCATAGCTACAATATTCAACCTCAAGAAAG ATGGAGACTTTTCGTCTCTGTTGGCTAACAGTGAGTTGGAGGCTCAGCTCTGGAAGGTGCGTGTGCAGACGGAGGAAACCAGACGGCTGCTGCAAATGATTCAGCCCCTTTCTCCATCTTCTGTGAACCCTTGA